The Zootoca vivipara chromosome 5, rZooViv1.1, whole genome shotgun sequence genome includes the window atggcggacggagctccgttcttaagtagaaacattcgtaagtagagttattcgtaagtagaggtaccactgtatacaatttcAAGTTTCCCACCCATTCACATCAATCATCTTCTCCAGTTTCAGGGCTTATAGAGTTCTTGGTGCTTTGGGGGAACATGTCAGAGGAACAAGGGGATTCAACGCCAAAGCTGTCTGTGGCACACCCAGTCTTCACATGCAttgacacagacacagacacacacatgtgTATCAGGGGCTCGCACAGTGATGTATATGAATCACTCTGCAGTACAAATTGCACACATTCCAAAGGCCTTTCAGCCAGACTCTGGCCAGctacaggactgcagcctgaatTGGGCTGAGCTGATGAagcataatttcatttttaaggTTGTTAAGAAAATAATGCAGTCATCGGGTTGATGTGGATAGATTACCTGTATGTAATTGTTTTGTAGTTTTAATCATTATGGAGTAGTGTTCCCAAAATAATTGTGTGGTCAGGGTGGCAATTATGTTAAGTGTGAATTAGTTCTTACAATGAGTTCTGGAAGACTGGTGAAAAATAATTaagtatttgtgtttttttaaacatccTATTTCAAAAGAGGATTCATCAGTTTCTACTGCAGCACAACAGCAATATGAAAGTGAATACCAGCTTCTCCAGAACTTGTTGCAGCTGAACATCACGTATTTCTTTCAGCTGATCTTGGTTCATTCCTTTCCATCGGTTAGGAATCACTCGACCTTTACCAAAGGAACTGGCAGCTTGCTGTGGGTTTTCAGAGAGCAGGTCTCCTCTAAGCAGATTTGAAATCTCAGCCATGTTATCTTTGTCTTCTTGCTCCTTTTCAAGTTGTTTTCTTGATGCAACGTCAGCAGCCTTAAAAAAGACATTGTTGTAGGAAAAACTCAGAAAAACAGCAAACCCTTATTGGTTCTTCCAAAAGATTTACCTTGTTAAACCGGGCACAATTCTTAATGAGTACacagtggcatagtaatggggggGGCGTGCCGCCCCGGacggcaggctgggcggggggcagcaggctggacaggggTGACCACCTCCGATGGCTGCCGCTGCAAGCGCCCCTCGCCGCCCAtgtggaggcgaggccggggtGCGTTGCGGAAAGAGCTCCGGCGGCTTCCAAGCCTGGCTCCTCCACGGcatctcctccctgccggaggagctgccctccgcCAGCAGCacagccctcgcccgcctccatgatggccctgaagaaagccaggcggcgggtgagcaggaccagcccctgcaGAGCCtgcgcaaactggctgtgaggagaaccatCTCGAGCACAGTAAGGATGGGCGGAGGGAGGgccaaagggaaagggggaggccTGCCGGACGCCGCCCGCCACTGCCTGCTGTGTCGCCGCGTCATATCCCTCCTGTGTGCACATGCGTTGTGCGTCATGACACATGTGTCACGACACGCGGCGCATGCGTGCGACGGaccggcggggtgccttcgggtttgccgtcCCGGGCGGCCAGGTGGCTAGCTACACTGCTGTGAGTACAGCATGATATTGTTATGTTATCTAATACACTTTACTACAATCCCTTCTCTTCAGCTCACAGGAGAATCAAGATAGAAAGATAAATAAGGAAGACCTAAGAATGGAAACATCAGCAACTGAATTAgactaaatcaggcacccccaaactgcggccctccagatgttttggcctacaactcccatgatccctagctaagaggaccagtggtcagggatgatgggaattgtagtccaaaacatctggagggctgcagtttggggggtgcctggactaaatgaactgaagaaaagggAGCCAACATAGAACAGAGAAACACAAGAGGATGAGAATCAGAGGAAAGCATCCTGCAGCTGACTGGTCTTACTCAACTGGAAAAATGAATCttgctgttttattgatttcaattaTTGTGTTTCTGAAGTGCACTGTCAACTGCTTTCTAAAGTTGTGAAAAGTGGTATGCAAATACTATAAAGAAATAAGAAGAAAGAGGAACAAGATGGGAAAGCGGCTAATCAATAAGTAGGAATAAAGGAAGAGCACAAAGTAAAACTCTCAAAGATTAGAATGAGCCAAAACAGACAAGATTCACTAACTGATAAGTGACAAGAGTTAGCAGTAGTCTAACAAGTGGAATAACAGAAAGAGAAGAATCAAAACTCAcccacagcttaaaaacaagatagGAAAGAAccagatgaaataaataaataagatgcagGAGGGCCAACTAAAAGTTCAAGAGactaaagttaaaaaaaaattaaaatctgctCATAATTCACTAAACCCCACTTTATTTTGGAGGGAACATCCTAAGCTGAGCCAGAATAAACCAATGATTTAAACGTCAAAAGGTCAAGCAAACCAAATGTCAGATATCACTGTTGTTGGTTCCTTCTCTTACTGGAATCATTCATCATAAAATACGAGCCAATTCTTAAGTCATGCAGGATTCACTTGGAATGGGAGTTTTCCCACAGGCCTGCGGAGGACTTGTCCCTACCCCTTAGAAGTCCTGAGTTTTATTCCAGGAACAAAAGGATGACCACttccaagggtggggggggggaggaaaaaagacaGTGAGTTGTACATTTGAAGGAAATCTTTTTGCGGAAACTGAACAACTAGTTATAATGGGGTTGTTTGGTCCTGAAATGGCCCTAAAAACATTCCATAAGAATAGACTATTCCATCGGAaatgttggatggccatttgtcttggatgctttagttgagattcctgcattgcacagggttggacgaTGACcgttgggtctcttccaactatacaattctatgaaactgtttttatatatgttttattgttaaattgctttgagatgttttATGGGAACagattcataaataaaataaagtatgtCTCTAGAGGATGTCTAAATATTCTGAAATGTTTTTTCAGTGTCTTACTTGTTACACTATATTACACTGAACTTGGAAAATAATAGTTgatcttgtttttccttttaatacTGATTTACCAGAGCTTTGTTAAATTCTGTAGTAGTGATGCAAATGGCCCGTCTTGTTTCTTCATCTATTCTTTGAAGGTTCAGAGCCTTTTGATCAAGTTCCATTCTGTGTTGGTCATGGAGATCATCTAAATTAGTGAAACAGAATTGGACACATGTACCGTAAATCAGtataactggggtggggtggggaggaacctATTGCCGCATTCTGTTGCTTCTGCCTGTTCCTTGGACTCAAGTTTCCATGTCCACCTTACACAACCCAATTCATTTGCCCTGCTCTCCTGACAAACCAGTAACTTCTCTAATCCCTAGATCCGGCTTTCTCCCTCCAATTAATACGCATCACATGCATATGACTGTGCAATCCAATGAATGTCTACTCTTAGGTAAATCCCactcatttcaatgggacttatacCCAGTAATTAGGTACTGAACTGCTTCACTGCTCCAGACTGTGGATTAGGGCTGACAAAACTGAAATGTATTCCAagcccaaaaacaaacaaaaaggcaaCAACACTAGTATGTCAGGGAGAAGTGTTCTAATAAAAATATGTAGGAATTCTTTTGTCTGGCGTGCAGCTGAATAACTTGACAACTGTTTGGCCAACTACCTGAGATATAACTTTCAAAACAAATTCAAAAATCTAGGTTAATTTATTACCTGCATATTTTTTAGCTGCCAGTGCGTTCTCCcaatctttttgttgttgcaaaagcCATTCCCTTGTTTGTTCCTTCTGGAATTTCCACCTATTCTCACTGTTCAAATCTTCTCCCATAAACTTCTGCAGGCCAGATATGGTACATCGAGGGTCACTGTCTGCGAGACGGGCTGGAGTATCTTTCTTTAGGGCTTGCGGGTCCGACAAATCAAATTCACGCCGTGTTTCTGGCCGCTGATAATTTTGGCGAAATTCATTGACGGCTTTGTTTAGAATTTGAGAGTCTCTTTTCTGTCGTTCGTCTAAGATGCAGAGGATTTtgtcattttgtttcatttcagcagctggattaaaaaagaaaaagaaaaaagtctcaTTCACAACCCAGATGAAACATATACTCTTTTtaactatcctatataataatgtccatgttgtccctgcgtccagatgtcccgtgtgtccctgggtcactgcgcatgtgccccagggatacagggattggacagcagagactgcgcgcgcgcactctccccccactctgcctcctccaaccgccgctcccgccggggtggaggccggcgaaggcctcctcacaaccctccctggccgtgaggagcggcggttggaggaggcggggggggggggagagtgcgcgcgtccttcctgtcggcggctgggggagaggaaggaaggaggagaaagcgccgctttctcctcctccgttcctgtccccctgccgccgacagcaaggacgggtcccagggttcggagaagcgctgcgcaagcgcttctccgaaccctgggatgtctgcttcctgtcggcggctgcgggagaggaacggagaaggagaaagcagcgctttctcctcctccgttcctgtccccctgccgccgacagcaatgacaggtcccagggttcggagaagcgctgcgcaagcgcttctccgaaccctgggatgtctgcttcctgtcggcggctgcgggagaggaacggagaaggagaaagcagcgctttctcctcctccgttcctgtccccctgccgccgacagcaaggacgggtcccagggttcggagaagcgctgcgcaagcgcttctccgaaccctgggatgtctgcttcctgtcggcggctgcgggagaggaacggagaaggagaaagcagcgctttctcctcctccgttcctgtccccctgccgccgacagcaaggacgggtcccagggttcggagaagcgctgcgcaagcgcttctccgaaccctgggatgtctgcttcctgtcggcggctgcgggagaggaacggagaaggagaaagcagcgctttctcctcctccgttcctgtccccctgccgccgacagcaaggacgggtcccagggttcggagaagcgctgcgcaagcgcttctccgaaccctgggatatctgcttcctgtcggcggctgcgggagaggaacggagaagtaAAAaccagcgctttctcctcctccgttcctgtccccctgccgccgacagcaaggacaggtcccagggttcggagaagcgctgcgcaagcgcttctccgaaccccaggattctagcgcccgttattgaacgggctgaaaaccactagtttatCAATAAAAGAATTACAAATTTATTGACCAGCATCCAAAGACTTGCATGGGCACATTTCTGATGGTTCCATGGTTCCTAACACCAGCTGTTAGGAAGGTGAGACAGCCTGCTTCAGACAGTCAATTTCAGACTGCAAATGCTCTTAACATTTTTACCACCATGCAGATAAGTGAGAAATGCCTTTTGGCACCAAATGTCTTTGAGCTGCCCccaatttttttctttgttaaataTATGTCTCAccctcctcccaaaggagccaggGTGCCTGTTGTATgcatgcagcatggcttccagCTACCATTCTTCACACTTCTGTACCATAGGCTGCTGctctgaagcacacacacacacacacacacaccagttgtgGGAGCTTCTTTTTCAGTGACACTAAAGAAGCCTCAGAATCCTCAGTATTTTTGAGTTCCCCATGTGGTCATTTGGACcattccttattttaaaaatgctaaagaGCCATTCTTTTTATTGAACCAACTTGTTTTGGTATAGAAATATGCAAATGTTTGAGCAACAGAGAAAAGTGGCAGCATGAAAAGAGTAAGGATGCAATtctaatcatgtctactcaggtAAGTGGAGTTATCAGGTAATCTGCCATCTTTCTACTCCCAAATGCCTTGCTGCCTTGGCTGATTTTCAACTTGTGAGGTTCCAAATGCACACATGGATATGTAAATACCGGTACCTGGTCCacaagaggggggtgggggtggggcccaGGTAGGATTGGGGAAACAGCAGACTAAGTATCCCTTCTGAGgctcctctccttttctttttcaaatggtcACTAGAGTTCTATTACACATATTTGTAGTATtttgagttagaatcatagagttggaagagaccacaagggccatccagtccaaccccctgccaagcaggaaacaccatcaaagcattcttgacctctgcttaaagacctccaaagaaggagactccaccacactccttggtagcaaattccactgccgaacagctcttactgtcaggaagttcttcctgatgtttaggtggaatcttctttcttgtagtttgaatccattgctccgtgtctgcttctctggagcagcagaaaacaatctttctccctcctccatatgacatcctttcatatatttgaacatggctatcatatcaccccttaaccttctcttctccgggctaaacatacccagctccctaagccgttcccccGAGTTGGGGGGAATCTTCTAATCCCTGGACCCAGCAAATGTTTAAATATAACAATTTATAGGCACTgtaacagaaatatagtgtccagatcaaggaaagtcatAATACagccctattctgccttggtcagaccacacctggaatattgtgtccagttctgggaaccacaatttaagaaggatgttgacaagctggaacgtgtgcagaggagggtgaccaagttGATCAAGGaactggaaaccaagtcttatgaagaATAGTTGaatgtatgtttagcctggaaaagatgagATATGctagccatcctcaaatatctcaagggctttcacatggaagagggaacaagcttgttttctcctgctccggagggtaggactcaaaccaatggcttcaagttacaagaaaggagattgtgactaaacatcaggaagaaaacctttctgacagtaagagctgttcaacagtggaacggactccctcagaaggtggtggactctccttcattggtggttttgaagcagaggttgggtggccatctgttgcagatactttagctgagattcctgcattgcagggggttggactagatgaccttaggGTAActttcaactttacaattctattattctatgataaGCAATGATTCAAATTCCTGGTGAAGTGATAGCCTAGGCCATAAGGTGAACAAACAAAGTGGATCTGTGCCAGATAACAAATGGGTGGGCCACCATCCCTAAACTGGCTGTTAGTTAGAAAGACTAATGGCCAGATGGAAGTGATCTGAGCCAGAAGCTGGAAGTGGGAAGCAACAGGCTCGGAAACCAGAGAGTCAGAGTGgtgtttctgtttgaatccaaggctgcagctacgAGGTGTCAATGCTGTGAGGCCCTcaatcgtaggctcaggttgtatatatgtggaaAGAAACCATATATCGTAAAGACACCTCAGCCTTGTCCAAAGGAAACACCGCCCCTGCACCACTCGGATATTGCGGTGGCATGCAACAGTAAGCAGGATCTAGTTTGCATTGGTGCTATATTGAGTATATCTCTACTACAAATTTATAACAGATTTACGCCACTGTAATTTCGATGgtttcccaaagaatcatggaatgGGAGTTTGGTGAGTATTGTCAATAAGAACTCacacaactacagttcccataattccctGGGGAAAGAAATAACAATTAGACTTGTTTAAGTTTGCGGTGAACATATGTCTTTCTGTTGCAACTCCTACTGGCTGGAAACTAGGTGTGTTTGAATCCGAAGAGGAGTACCTCCAGATTCCAGCACACCTAGTTTCCAGCCAGTAGGAGTTGCAACAGAAAGACTTATGCACCTCTTCCGTGTACCTGGGGTTAAGTCCCACTTAATGGCACTTGCTTCCAAGtagacatagaaccatagaattgtagagttggaagggacaccaagggtcatcatctagtgcaaccccatccaatgcatgaatcctgcccacagctagCCCTGGGGGGAGGTGTATAGGATTTTGCTGTTAATCTTATATAATGTTGGCAATTCATGAATTCCATCTTCACAGCAGAAGATTCATAGAAAATGTAAGGTGTTATTTAAGAAGAAAATAGTAAGAGAACAAATTTTGATAGTTGTTTGATAAATTACTGTTTTAAAACTATTAACAAATATACCAATGGTGTCCTCATATGCCCTCTGAGTTGCTTCTCGGATCTTTCTGTCCTTGATTTGAGCGTCCAAAGCTTCTGTGTCAACCTGTagttaaaaaaccccaccacaaaACTGtttgaaatgtataaattataAAGAAATTACTGTATTACCAAAACTATGCAGGGCTAACTTCAACATAGAAACTGCTATTCAAGATGCAGCATTTAGAAATGAACCAGTGATCAGATTATCCATGAACTGCTCCAAGTCTAATCCTTTCCTAGTATAGGATGTCATTATAAGTTCTCTATACAGGAGTAAAAAGGGTATTAACATATTTTGCAAACTCAAGACACTAGCTGGAAAATGAAGACTTGTGTTCATCTATTATGTGTCCAACATATTTGCTTTAAGCACACATTCTGGAAAAcaaggggttagggttaggggcaGATTCAGGTACATTTCCAGTGAGAACCAGTGTGTCACAGAATGCTGGAATGGGATGAGGGAGACCTGTGCTCAAATCCCCTACTGAGTGGCTTGGGTTCATACAGAGAGTACAACTGTCTTCACTGTGAGCACCctacatcagcgtttctcaaccgctgttccgcggcacactagtgtgccgcgagacgctggctggtgtgccacgacgtgcggcgacgagaagggcgatttgcattgtcacgtgcctggcggccgccaatacacaactcTGACctaccggaaaggaagccggccgggtcacgacgcggggcgagcgcagctctcaacagccaccaccacgggagagtggttttagacaaacttaaagaagctggctggatgagctcaacctgaaacttgctgagcaagggattgtgctggcagagaaatcagcggcttgtgaaaccttattacaggagattgcaaccaacacagcaattggcaagtgtttcataattatatagtcaatatagggcggcacagagttaaatttttaaacttttttaatggtggtgtgcctcgtgatttttttcatggaacaagtgtgccttggcccaaaaaaggttgagaaacactgccctacataacaaacaaacaatacaatatagtggtgcctcggattacagacgcttcaggttacaaacgcttcaggtttaggttacaaactctgctaacccaaaaatagtacctcaggttaagaactttgcttcagtatgagaacagaaatcgtgctccggcggtgtggcggcagcaggaggccccattagctaaagtggtgcttcaagttaagaacagtttcaggttaagaacggacctccggaatgaattaagtttttaaccagagataccactgtatattagtAAGAGATTCCTGTCCTTAAACACATTATTTACTTGCCTTTAGGAGCGTCTATCAAAGAATTGCTCTCAAATGTCTAAACATGACTCTACTAACACTTGGCATACTTGCTGTGGGAACTACAGTATTACTCCGTTATCAGAATAATTACAGCTAGTGATAAAGCatggcatttttttaaatcatgaaGTTCACTGAGAGGACTTTTGTCTAATCACCATCGCTCAGGTAGTGACCAAGCTTTTGTAAATTCAATGTCTTCAATGCATTTGTAGATATCATAAATGAGCAGTAATTAACAAAAGATTACATAAATAAaggtaaatataaataaaactggGAGAGATAAATAGCAGTCTTAGTAGTAGTTGGTACTATGAGTTATACAATTTCAGAAAGAAAATAGCCTAATAATTCAAGGAATGGCTATGTTTATAAATTATTTTCCAAAGTGTTTTCCAAATATTTCTGTGGTTTATTCATAATATTTGCAATAGGGAGTTTGCAAGAAAAGTTGCAAGTCATCTGAAAAAGTTTTATGCTGCTCATTGGGACATTGCGGTACCGTTTATTTGATGATTGTATTGATCAGGCTACAAGAACCAACATGCTCAGTAAAATCAATTTTGACATTCCAATTTCAGAAATTTAAATCAACACTTTGGTCTAccgtaaagcaggggtaggcaaactaaggcccaatcgccttctgtggacggtccaggaatcagcgtgtttttacatgagtagaatgtgtccttttgtttaaattgcaactctgggttatttgtggggcctgcctggtgtttttacatgagtagaatgtgtgtttttatttaaaatgcatctccgggttatttgtggggcatagaaatttgttctttctcccccttcaaaatatagtcgactcagcccaccatatggtctgagggaaggtagaccggcccatggctgaaaaaggttgctgacccctgctctaaaggtcCTAAAAGGAAGCATTGCCCCTTTccaggatacaggtaggtagccgtgttggtctggatcaaagtaaaataaaaaaatttccttcagtagcaccttaaagaccaactaagtttttattttggtatgagctttcgtgtgcatgcacacttcttcagataccctttcCAGGAGTCACTCTGCCCATTGTTAGAGGCACTCTACCTACAGtaccagaattattattattattatttattcccccacAAACTCCACATCCCTCTCCTGCACGCTTACCCCGATGGTCCTGACCCTGGCGTCGAACACCCGGCTTTGCCTCTGCAGCTCCCTGTAGCGCCTTCGCTGGAGGGCAGCATCCTCGGCGAGGTCTCCGCGTTGGTCCAGTTTATGCATGGCGGATGGCTGGGAGCAAGTTgctctctcggggggggggggcgtctaaAAACCTGCAAATGGCAAAGCAACTATTTCCACTTACAGTATATGTTTGTGCGCGTGAATGTTTGTGCGTgtgtataataaataatatatatacaaaaaataaataattgttatatatttatttataatcctTCTTTCCTCCTGACAGATAAAATAGCAAAAGTTAAAAACATAGGGGGTGGGAAACACTCGTTAAAAAGTATTAAACATTAATCGAATTAAAGCTATCTATATCTATAGCTTCCCCCCACCtagccttctctcctcctcttcctcctcgggATGCTAAGGAGGATGTCAACAACGCGCGGTTGCCAAGGGAAACAGGCCGCGCCCCCCAGCCTGGTTCTCTTCCGCTCCAAGGACCGCCTTGCCCCATAAGCCACGCCTTCCTCCTGGCTCCGCCCACCCAGTCTCACCATCGCGCTTCCTCTTGCGCCTTCACCCTGTGAAGAACACACCGCCCTTTTCCTTACTGGTACTTCCGGTGAATGCCCCCCAACAAAGCACGGGGCGGGATTTCACCATCGACGCGAGAAGGCTAGAGCTACGCTGTGCTGCTCCAGATGTCGGAGTCGAAGGTGCTTCTAGTTTCTTCCGTGACTTCTTAAATCTTTGCTTTACTCCCGAGAAACTGGGTGCAGGGTCAGTTATCAAGCGGCGCTCCTCCTGCCCACGGGGGCCGCTCAGGGCATGGGGCCCAAGGCCTCGCCTTCTCCTCCCTGGAGGGGCCAGAGAGGCTGGACTGCTGCGGCCAAAGCCGGAAAAGTGAACGTGAAAGTAATGAAATACTGTTTCAACGCACTAgaagtgtgtttaaaaaaaaaacaaaaaaccctgcaccTCCGTACTTTATACCACAGTAGacaaggtattttttttttaaaaaaagtaaaattaaaggTTACTCTAGATACAACCTAATTTTTAGTCAGGGATAGAATTCCAGGGTTCACTTAATATATTTAGTACATGTATTATAGTGCATAACTGATTTATATTTCTAGCATATATTGATATACTGCTTGTAATAACAAGAAGATTGTTCGTAACTGATTTATGTACTTTATTATTTGCGCCATCAATAAAAGCTAAATAATTTCGCAACTAAATCGAAAATTTCTTTGCGGCTGTGGCGGTAAAGTGATTCCCTCGTTTTGCCCAGGAAAATCCTCCCGCTTCCGGGATTCCCACAAGAGCGGGCGTCTCGCCAGCCGCTCTCCGGAGTCCAGCATCGGCTGCACCCAGCGCGGCTCTCTCGACGTCCCTCGGGCAGCGCAACTTCAGCGCACGCGCTACTCGGAAGCGGAAACACTGCCCCCGGCGTCTCCTCGCGTTCGCCGGAGCCTTTAAAATTGGGGCGGGGCTTGCATTCCGATTCCGGCGAAGCTCCTCGAACTGCCCCGCCCCTCTCTTCGGACTCTCGCGAGATCTTGTTcccttacggggggggggggagagagagagagacgctcgAGGAAGAGACGATAGAGACGCGTCTGTGAGGCCGAATCCGGGCGAGAAGGTGGTCGTCTTCTCCCCGCTCCTCCCGTTCAAAAACCTTTGGGCGAGGTGACCCTCGGGGCTCCCCTCAGCTCTGTGCTTGTTTGCCTTGTATGACTTTTATcgtggtttttcttttaaaaaataaggagactaattttctttttgaaatcctCGTTTGAATGTGTTTAGCGCCACCTGGATTTTATATTAAATTATTACACCTATATTTTGAATATGAGGGTGTGGAGAAAGCAGGTTACGTTATATCCACCTGTATTAAAAAAGCACACACGCATCACgaaacatatgtgtgtgtgtgcgtgttcctatctatacacacacacacacacagtcttgagattcctgcagtgcagtggTTGGGCCAAAAGACCCTCAGggtcctgtccaactctacaattttacttACTTTTACTTATATATAGTAGTGTTATATGGCACCTATTTTATTAACTGTTGATAATTTAAATACTGGGTGCTGAATACTGTATTGTCACTGACTTGTTAAAAATATTACTTAGGCTCACCTGGGTTCAAAGGATTTAACTTCTgggtaggcatggttaggatggTGCTGCAAGAAACGTTTTAAAGcgggaattagacaaattaatggaggatacaTATCAATGGCAGCTACAGTGGGATTTGTGGAGGGCTGTGTTGAGTGCCAGTTTAGTAGGGTCAGATGGGTTGGAGAGGGCAGTTCCcttcattattattatctattaaatTCATGCCTAGCTACTGGCCTGCCTGTTCCAGCAATGTTCTTATATGTTACGACTATTATGTGTTATGCAGTGGAAGGTCTCCATTTAATGGGATTAATGATTTATGGTATGATCCTAACTATGTCTCTTCAGAAATttatcctgttgaattcagtggtgtGTACAGTACTCCCAAGTGAGCAGTGTTAGTTTGCAGCCCTGGTAGTTATCCATATCATTTCTACTGAGCAACTCTCATATTCCAAGGGTTGCAGTGTTTGATTGTTACTTAAAGTGTTTATTAACTACTGAGGGGGAATTGTCT containing:
- the RIBC2 gene encoding RIB43A-like with coiled-coils protein 2 isoform X1; protein product: MHKLDQRGDLAEDAALQRRRYRELQRQSRVFDARVRTIGVDTEALDAQIKDRKIREATQRAYEDTIAAEMKQNDKILCILDERQKRDSQILNKAVNEFRQNYQRPETRREFDLSDPQALKKDTPARLADSDPRCTISGLQKFMGEDLNSENRWKFQKEQTREWLLQQQKDWENALAAKKYADDLHDQHRMELDQKALNLQRIDEETRRAICITTTEFNKALAADVASRKQLEKEQEDKDNMAEISNLLRGDLLSENPQQAASSFGKGRVIPNRWKGMNQDQLKEIRDVQLQQVLEKLRLDEEERQRNAEWDRKRIQEARAEVLFERHQQRQNRELRRTLDNLNAQLSQEQKTRQAYIDEEVCSNFPSGQYYTQFNTTSR
- the RIBC2 gene encoding RIB43A-like with coiled-coils protein 2 isoform X2 codes for the protein MKQNDKILCILDERQKRDSQILNKAVNEFRQNYQRPETRREFDLSDPQALKKDTPARLADSDPRCTISGLQKFMGEDLNSENRWKFQKEQTREWLLQQQKDWENALAAKKYADDLHDQHRMELDQKALNLQRIDEETRRAICITTTEFNKALAADVASRKQLEKEQEDKDNMAEISNLLRGDLLSENPQQAASSFGKGRVIPNRWKGMNQDQLKEIRDVQLQQVLEKLRLDEEERQRNAEWDRKRIQEARAEVLFERHQQRQNRELRRTLDNLNAQLSQEQKTRQAYIDEEVCSNFPSGQYYTQFNTTSR